One Chloroflexota bacterium genomic region harbors:
- a CDS encoding lysophospholipid acyltransferase family protein, translated as MIDPGAGGGRQIGPHLLGVTVTWRYRVQWVAVRILVRTLFRMEVEGLEHWPKAPFQITANHHSGWDPFLIHSVSPLRPRVTWFGPKEADFSKGTRNRVMGFFGGMIPFNPRKTNLPSSVRAVQRVFDAGGVLAITPEGTLGFRETELLPLQEGATLFAVISGVPIVPCAVIGSSTLWLGKRIVVRFGDPIQVVRGAGRTARQALAGRVREGMLALLPDVEPTYPQRRPGGDYLSDVFNGRREAANRREYMAELERSAPG; from the coding sequence GTGATCGACCCTGGCGCCGGCGGTGGGCGGCAGATCGGGCCCCACCTGCTGGGCGTAACCGTCACCTGGCGGTACCGCGTGCAATGGGTGGCGGTGCGGATCCTGGTTCGAACCCTGTTCCGGATGGAGGTGGAGGGTCTGGAGCACTGGCCCAAGGCGCCTTTCCAGATCACCGCCAACCACCACTCGGGGTGGGACCCATTCCTGATCCACTCCGTCAGCCCGCTGCGACCGCGGGTGACCTGGTTCGGGCCGAAGGAGGCGGATTTCTCGAAGGGCACCAGGAACCGGGTGATGGGCTTCTTCGGGGGCATGATCCCGTTCAACCCGCGGAAGACGAATCTGCCGTCCTCGGTGCGCGCCGTTCAGCGCGTGTTCGACGCCGGCGGCGTGCTGGCCATCACGCCCGAGGGCACGCTGGGCTTTCGCGAGACCGAGCTCTTACCCCTTCAAGAGGGCGCAACGCTGTTCGCCGTCATCTCCGGAGTCCCCATCGTTCCATGTGCCGTCATCGGCAGCTCAACCTTGTGGCTGGGCAAGCGGATCGTGGTCCGGTTTGGCGACCCCATCCAGGTCGTCCGGGGAGCCGGGCGAACCGCGCGTCAGGCGCTGGCTGGACGCGTGCGGGAAGGCATGCTGGCGTTGCTGCCGGACGTGGAGCCAACCTACCCTCAAAGGCGGCCCGGCGGCGACTATTTGAGCGATGTGTTCAACGGCCGGCGAGAGGCCGCGAACCGACGGGAATACATGGCCGAGCTGGAGCGAAGCGCTCCGGGCTAG
- a CDS encoding MFS transporter, which translates to MSSERPALPMRLLVTLSVYWLGILTIQYGLGTVVVPSMVEDELGPGNAGTGLAVINAVAVIASIFVQPTVGVVSDYTITRWGRRKPYIFIGGLLDMVFLYGIATSNTFVALVAFYFLIQVSSNFAQGPFQGYVPDLVPARQVGTASGLMGLMIVLGAIVGSGIAMTGLQEGGSLLVATLALGAVEIVAMLIVVTQVHEGTTGPKRTMSWPRVAMSAWGADILREKSVLWLLLVRLLFLGAAAAATSLGLYYFQRTHGLSQAEASQFVFWTTVIVAGMSGLASLPGARLSDRYGRKPVIYGGMVLTAIGLLGLALASTPYLAVALFVPAGIGIGAFLSVDWALMTDVIPKHTSARYMGILNAGTAMATPVFLIVGGLTMDAIGRATNDPSAPGGPVAAMYVAIGFLVLAALALRQVDARRRELGEVTELAAA; encoded by the coding sequence ATGAGCAGCGAGCGACCTGCGCTTCCCATGCGACTGCTGGTGACGCTGTCGGTCTATTGGTTGGGGATCCTCACCATCCAATACGGGCTGGGAACCGTAGTGGTGCCCAGCATGGTCGAGGACGAGCTGGGACCCGGAAACGCCGGGACCGGGCTGGCCGTGATCAATGCGGTGGCCGTGATCGCATCCATCTTCGTTCAGCCCACGGTCGGTGTGGTGAGCGACTACACCATTACCCGTTGGGGGCGGCGGAAGCCGTACATCTTCATTGGCGGCCTGCTGGACATGGTCTTCCTGTACGGCATCGCCACGTCGAACACCTTCGTCGCGCTGGTGGCCTTCTACTTCCTGATCCAGGTCTCGTCGAACTTCGCCCAGGGGCCTTTCCAGGGCTATGTCCCGGACCTCGTGCCAGCCCGACAGGTGGGGACCGCCAGCGGGCTGATGGGGCTGATGATCGTCCTGGGAGCGATCGTGGGTTCGGGGATCGCCATGACCGGCCTGCAGGAGGGAGGGTCGCTACTTGTCGCGACCCTGGCGCTGGGCGCGGTGGAGATCGTGGCCATGCTCATCGTGGTGACCCAGGTCCACGAGGGTACGACCGGGCCCAAGCGCACGATGTCCTGGCCCCGGGTCGCGATGTCCGCATGGGGCGCCGACATCCTGCGCGAGAAAAGCGTCCTGTGGCTGCTCCTTGTCCGCCTCCTGTTCTTGGGCGCCGCGGCGGCGGCCACCTCCCTGGGCCTGTACTACTTCCAACGAACCCACGGGCTTAGCCAGGCGGAGGCGAGCCAGTTCGTCTTCTGGACCACCGTCATCGTGGCTGGGATGTCTGGCCTGGCCTCCCTGCCCGGTGCTCGCCTCTCGGACCGATACGGTCGGAAACCGGTCATCTACGGCGGGATGGTCCTCACGGCGATCGGCCTGCTCGGTCTGGCGCTGGCTTCCACCCCCTACCTGGCGGTGGCTCTGTTCGTGCCCGCCGGCATCGGTATCGGTGCGTTCCTTTCGGTCGACTGGGCCCTGATGACCGATGTCATCCCCAAGCACACCTCGGCGCGCTATATGGGGATCCTGAACGCCGGAACAGCGATGGCTACGCCGGTGTTCCTCATCGTCGGCGGTCTGACAATGGACGCCATTGGGCGCGCGACCAACGATCCGTCCGCGCCCGGCGGGCCGGTGGCGGCCATGTACGTGGCCATCGGATTCCTCGTCCTGGCGGCGCTGGCCCTGCGCCAGGTCGATGCTCGTCGGCGAGAGTTGGGCGAGGTTACCGAGCTGGCGGCGGCGTGA